The Aureitalea marina genome includes a window with the following:
- a CDS encoding 3-oxoacyl-ACP synthase III family protein encodes MGIIISGTGSYLPQKVTTNEGFEDHNFYQQDGSPFGSENTRIIEKFEAITGISERRYLADNMVTSEIAYRAADRAIADAEIDAETLDYIIVAHNYGDVKHGTQQSDTVPSLGSRVKHLLRIKNPSCVAYDILFGCPGWVEGIIQAQAFIRSGMAKRCLVIGAESLSRVIDKHDRDSMIYSDGAGACIVEESTSGDNGILSFESATFTYDEAHFIYFGESNNQDVSDARRYIKMYGRRIYEFAITHVPTAMKSCLDKSGLPIDQLHKVFIHQANEKMDEAIIKRFYQLYGKDTPTDVMPMTIEKLGNSSVATVPTLYDMVRRGELEGHSVKPGDVILFASVGAGMNINAIVYRV; translated from the coding sequence ATGGGTATTATCATTTCAGGTACCGGTTCCTACCTTCCTCAGAAGGTTACTACTAACGAAGGCTTCGAAGATCATAACTTCTATCAGCAGGATGGATCTCCATTTGGATCGGAGAACACCAGAATCATTGAAAAGTTTGAAGCAATAACGGGTATCTCGGAACGGAGATATCTGGCCGATAATATGGTCACATCCGAGATCGCCTACAGGGCAGCTGATAGGGCTATTGCAGACGCAGAAATCGATGCGGAAACCCTGGACTACATCATCGTTGCCCACAACTACGGAGATGTCAAACACGGCACCCAGCAAAGTGATACGGTTCCCAGCCTAGGTTCGCGGGTAAAGCATTTGCTACGGATCAAGAATCCGAGCTGTGTGGCCTATGATATTCTCTTTGGGTGCCCGGGCTGGGTTGAGGGTATTATACAGGCACAAGCATTTATTCGATCAGGTATGGCGAAACGCTGTCTGGTCATCGGGGCCGAATCCCTTTCCCGGGTGATCGACAAGCACGACAGAGATTCTATGATCTACAGTGATGGTGCCGGAGCTTGTATTGTTGAAGAATCCACAAGCGGAGATAATGGAATCCTCAGTTTTGAAAGTGCCACCTTTACATATGATGAGGCTCATTTCATATACTTTGGTGAATCCAATAACCAAGATGTCAGTGACGCACGACGCTACATTAAGATGTACGGCAGAAGGATCTATGAATTTGCCATTACTCATGTTCCGACCGCAATGAAGAGCTGCCTGGATAAAAGTGGATTACCAATTGACCAATTGCACAAGGTATTTATACACCAGGCTAACGAGAAAATGGACGAAGCCATCATTAAACGCTTTTATCAACTCTACGGCAAGGACACACCTACTGATGTCATGCCCATGACCATCGAAAAATTGGGCAATTCCAGTGTAGCCACTGTACCCACGCTTTATGACATGGTGCGCAGAGGTGAATTGGAGGGACATTCCGTGAAGCCAGGCGATGTCATACTGTTTGCCAGTGTGGGAGCCGGAATGAACATCAATGCCATAGTCTACCGCGTCTGA
- a CDS encoding methyltransferase domain-containing protein, producing MYDSTYPKKRYQHTLKFLKEHINKEERILDLGVSNPFSEILREKGYQITNTNGEDLDLDFSAVQKNQYEAITALEIFEHLVSPFNVLSRIEKGKLIASVPLKLWFASAYRSKTDARDRHYHEFEDWQFDWLLEKAGWRIKKREKFTNPVRKIGIRPILRRFTPRYYLVYAEKGL from the coding sequence ATGTACGACAGCACCTACCCGAAAAAGAGATATCAGCATACCCTTAAGTTTCTCAAAGAACATATCAATAAGGAGGAACGCATACTCGATCTGGGGGTGAGTAATCCATTTTCGGAAATTCTGAGAGAGAAAGGTTATCAGATCACCAACACCAATGGTGAAGATCTCGACCTGGATTTCAGCGCTGTACAAAAGAACCAGTATGAGGCCATTACGGCGCTGGAGATCTTTGAACATCTTGTTTCCCCATTCAATGTGCTATCCCGGATAGAAAAAGGTAAGTTAATCGCCTCTGTACCTCTAAAACTTTGGTTTGCCTCCGCCTATCGATCAAAAACAGACGCACGGGATCGCCATTATCACGAATTTGAAGATTGGCAGTTTGACTGGCTCTTGGAAAAGGCGGGATGGCGTATTAAAAAGCGTGAAAAGTTCACCAATCCGGTCAGGAAGATCGGTATTCGGCCAATCCTTCGCCGCTTTACTCCACGATATTACCTGGTCTATGCGGAAAAAGGGTTATGA
- a CDS encoding glycosyltransferase family 2 protein, whose translation MRFAIIIPAYNEESNLPKTLQSLVEQSLLPTQLIVVNDNSTDDTFKIASDFSQTHHFIKVIDRMSEAVSLPGAKVIETFYAGLEHIDHEFDVICKFDADLSFPSNYLESLANEFKTEPSLGMVGGFCEVEKDGKWVLEDLTGKDHIRGALKAYRKACFDDIGGLKKAMGWDTIDEQLARYYGWKVKTLDHLRVKHWKPTGSTYKSKNGRLQGEAFKRMRFGFTLSLIGLTKLALKKKSLKYWFEGLSGYLNCKEEALVTPDQGTFIRKWRWQKIKKKLF comes from the coding sequence ATGAGGTTTGCCATAATCATCCCGGCGTATAACGAAGAGTCTAATCTTCCCAAGACCTTACAATCGTTGGTTGAGCAAAGTCTGTTGCCTACCCAACTCATTGTCGTTAACGATAACTCTACAGACGATACCTTTAAGATCGCCTCTGACTTTTCCCAAACCCATCACTTTATCAAGGTTATAGACCGAATGTCCGAAGCCGTTAGCCTTCCCGGGGCCAAGGTTATTGAGACTTTTTATGCAGGACTTGAGCACATAGACCATGAGTTCGATGTAATCTGCAAGTTTGATGCAGATTTAAGCTTTCCCTCTAATTACCTGGAATCCTTGGCCAATGAGTTTAAAACTGAACCAAGTTTAGGTATGGTCGGAGGGTTTTGTGAGGTAGAAAAAGACGGCAAATGGGTCTTGGAAGACCTGACAGGAAAGGATCATATTCGAGGTGCATTAAAAGCCTATCGCAAAGCCTGTTTCGACGATATAGGCGGCTTGAAGAAGGCCATGGGATGGGACACCATAGATGAGCAGTTGGCCCGATACTATGGCTGGAAGGTAAAAACCCTGGATCATTTAAGAGTGAAACACTGGAAGCCTACTGGCTCCACTTACAAATCTAAAAATGGTCGTTTGCAAGGAGAGGCTTTTAAACGCATGCGGTTCGGATTTACCCTCAGTTTGATCGGTCTTACCAAACTGGCACTGAAGAAAAAGAGTCTAAAATATTGGTTTGAAGGTCTTAGCGGCTATTTAAACTGCAAAGAAGAAGCATTGGTGACCCCAGATCAAGGAACTTTCATTCGTAAATGGAGGTGGCAGAAGATTAAGAAAAAGTTATTCTGA
- a CDS encoding alkaline phosphatase, which produces MKKFLLVLFGITLIGCQEQSQDTIDETSGTNTDVNKERPKNIILLIGDGMGLSQVSAAQFYKEGTPSFERFPVVGLSKTSSSDQLITDSAAGATAFASGVKTYNGAVGMNRDSISVPTILEQMSEQGYHSGVIATSSITHATPAAFYAHVKRRGQAEDIASQMPASGVDFFAGGGLQYFNHRSDGADLIQELVDSGFAVDTTSIETQLTAEKQAYLLAADGMPRMLDGRGDFLPKATAKAIEQLNSGDKGFFLMVEGSQIDWGGHANETDYLVSELLDFDQVIDQVLDFAEKDGQTLVIVTADHETGGFTLSDLDGDYNQVNGTYSTGGHSATMVPVFAYGPGSESFGGTYPNNEIYFKMVRAIGLVVD; this is translated from the coding sequence ATGAAGAAATTTCTGCTCGTTTTATTCGGGATCACCCTGATTGGATGTCAGGAGCAGTCCCAGGATACCATAGATGAGACCTCCGGGACAAATACGGATGTGAACAAGGAAAGACCAAAGAATATCATTCTATTGATAGGCGATGGTATGGGCTTAAGCCAGGTGAGCGCTGCCCAATTCTATAAGGAAGGAACTCCGTCCTTTGAACGATTCCCGGTAGTTGGCCTGAGCAAGACCTCATCCTCTGACCAGCTGATCACGGACTCTGCCGCCGGAGCCACTGCCTTCGCGTCGGGAGTTAAGACCTATAACGGTGCTGTCGGAATGAATAGAGACTCCATCTCCGTTCCTACCATATTGGAGCAAATGTCAGAACAGGGATATCATTCTGGTGTGATCGCTACTTCTTCCATCACGCATGCCACACCTGCTGCATTCTACGCCCATGTGAAAAGAAGAGGGCAAGCAGAGGACATAGCCTCACAAATGCCGGCCTCCGGTGTAGACTTTTTTGCGGGAGGAGGATTACAATATTTCAACCACCGCAGTGACGGTGCAGACCTGATACAGGAGTTGGTCGATAGTGGCTTTGCCGTGGACACGACCAGCATAGAGACACAGCTTACAGCGGAAAAGCAAGCTTATCTTTTAGCGGCCGATGGCATGCCACGAATGTTGGACGGAAGGGGAGATTTCCTTCCCAAGGCAACGGCCAAAGCAATTGAGCAATTGAATTCTGGAGACAAAGGATTCTTCTTAATGGTAGAGGGATCCCAGATCGATTGGGGTGGTCATGCCAATGAGACGGATTATCTGGTGTCTGAGCTATTGGATTTTGACCAGGTTATCGACCAGGTGCTGGATTTTGCAGAAAAGGACGGACAGACCCTGGTCATTGTAACTGCCGATCACGAGACGGGTGGATTCACCTTATCAGACCTGGATGGAGATTACAACCAAGTAAACGGAACCTACAGTACCGGGGGGCACTCTGCGACCATGGTTCCTGTTTTCGCATATGGACCGGGCAGCGAGTCGTTTGGAGGAACTTATCCTAACAATGAAATCTATTTTAAAATGGTCCGCGCAATAGGTTTGGTTGTAGACTAA
- a CDS encoding MlaE family ABC transporter permease, with the protein MKYLADIGSYFMMWRAIFNRPTKRSVMRELIFKEIDELIINSLGIVAFISFFVGGVVAIQTALNIDNPLIPVYLIGFATRQSIILEFAPTFISIIMAGKMGSFITSSIGSMRVTEQIDALEVMGINSLNYLVFPKIVALLFYPFVIAIAMFLGILGGWVAGVYGDFSSSEAFIQGLQEDFKPFHIFYAFVKTLVFAMILATVPSWQGYFMKGGALEVGKASTNSFVWTSVLIILANYIITSLLLS; encoded by the coding sequence ATGAAGTACCTGGCGGATATAGGTTCGTATTTTATGATGTGGAGGGCCATCTTCAACCGCCCGACCAAGCGTTCCGTTATGCGGGAACTGATCTTTAAGGAGATCGACGAACTGATCATTAATTCCCTGGGTATAGTAGCTTTTATTTCTTTCTTTGTTGGCGGTGTTGTGGCTATACAAACAGCGCTGAACATCGATAACCCGCTTATTCCTGTTTACCTCATCGGGTTCGCAACAAGACAGTCCATCATCCTGGAATTTGCCCCCACCTTTATCTCGATCATCATGGCCGGAAAGATGGGTTCTTTCATCACCTCCAGCATTGGCTCCATGCGGGTGACCGAGCAGATCGATGCCTTAGAAGTGATGGGGATCAATTCATTGAATTACCTGGTCTTTCCAAAGATAGTCGCCTTATTATTCTATCCTTTTGTAATTGCGATCGCTATGTTCTTAGGGATTCTTGGCGGATGGGTCGCAGGTGTATACGGAGATTTTTCGTCCTCGGAGGCATTCATCCAGGGATTACAGGAAGACTTTAAGCCATTTCATATTTTTTATGCCTTTGTGAAAACCCTGGTTTTCGCCATGATTTTGGCCACCGTCCCCAGTTGGCAAGGTTATTTCATGAAAGGAGGAGCTTTGGAGGTCGGCAAGGCCAGTACAAACTCCTTTGTTTGGACCAGTGTATTGATCATTCTGGCTAATTATATCATTACATCTTTATTGCTGAGCTGA
- a CDS encoding ABC transporter ATP-binding protein, with amino-acid sequence MIRVESLYKSFGEEPVLKGITTTFEQGKTNLIIGQSGSGKTVFLKCLLGLFTPEEGRIFFKEQAIDEMNIDQQRKLREDMGMVFQGSALFDSMNIEENVMFPLRMFSEKPREEMLERVNEVLARVNLEGVNSKYPSEISGGMQKRVAIARAIVNNPSFLFCDEPNSGLDPRTAILIDNLIQEITKEYNITTVINTHDMNSVMEIGENIVFLEKGVLAWQGNNREIFMTDNKNVTNFVYSSDLFKKIREIQIKEK; translated from the coding sequence ATGATACGGGTAGAGAGTCTATACAAAAGTTTTGGCGAGGAGCCCGTGCTTAAGGGGATCACAACCACCTTCGAGCAAGGTAAGACCAATCTGATAATCGGGCAAAGCGGGAGTGGTAAAACCGTTTTCTTAAAATGCTTATTAGGTCTTTTTACCCCAGAGGAAGGCAGGATCTTCTTTAAGGAACAGGCCATAGACGAGATGAATATCGATCAGCAGCGCAAGTTGCGTGAAGATATGGGAATGGTCTTCCAAGGAAGTGCCTTGTTCGATTCCATGAATATCGAGGAAAATGTGATGTTCCCCCTACGCATGTTTAGTGAAAAACCACGTGAGGAAATGCTGGAACGGGTAAATGAGGTTTTGGCCCGGGTCAACCTGGAAGGGGTAAACAGCAAATATCCTTCTGAGATATCTGGTGGGATGCAGAAACGGGTAGCTATTGCCAGAGCAATTGTTAACAATCCGAGCTTTTTATTCTGTGATGAACCCAATTCGGGTCTCGATCCACGGACAGCCATCTTGATAGACAATCTGATACAGGAGATCACTAAGGAATACAATATAACTACTGTTATCAACACCCACGATATGAACTCGGTAATGGAGATAGGAGAAAATATCGTCTTCCTGGAAAAAGGAGTATTAGCCTGGCAAGGTAACAACCGGGAGATCTTCATGACGGACAACAAGAATGTGACCAATTTTGTGTACTCCTCGGACCTTTTCAAGAAGATTAGGGAGATTCAGATCAAGGAAAAGTAA
- a CDS encoding DUF389 domain-containing protein: MENEDVNKHIEDQRKAVEQDAKGLYRSISGFLSKLLDIRQEVDRPATIEAIKADIPYRGATAWILVCSIFIASIGLNANSTAVVIGAMLISPLMGPILGLGLSVATNDIDTLRKALKNFGVMVALSVITALLFFWLFPLREESSELLARTRPDIRDVLIAFFGGAALIIARTKKGTIASVIFGVAIATALMPPLCTVGYGLAEGILGNPDGWRYAAGAMYLFLINSIFIALATWLILRILRFPLIKYANSRKRRNTSRIASFFAVLVMVPAGVTFYRVLKESSFETAAKRFIETELDALPNSSYMKKYATFQYRYDDVSTIELMSFGVEQIPESTVLVLENRMQTYSALRDCELVINQSGRFDDRDNEVKYLEAIRSRDSLVISDKNSLIDSLQRKVNALSKIEDDLIPFEEINKEVKINYPNLEEFSYSVTLVERGGKVDTVNYFNTYWKDNARRRDVESDKARLYEFLKARLKIDTLVLR, translated from the coding sequence ATGGAAAACGAAGATGTCAATAAGCACATAGAGGACCAGCGTAAAGCAGTAGAACAAGATGCCAAGGGCTTGTATAGGAGCATCTCTGGCTTTTTGTCCAAGTTGCTCGATATACGTCAGGAAGTAGATCGTCCTGCAACTATCGAGGCCATAAAGGCCGATATTCCTTACCGAGGTGCCACCGCCTGGATCCTTGTTTGTTCTATCTTCATCGCCTCCATAGGATTGAATGCCAACTCTACGGCAGTAGTTATAGGGGCCATGCTTATTTCTCCACTGATGGGTCCGATTTTGGGCTTAGGACTTTCAGTGGCCACAAACGATATTGACACCCTGCGTAAGGCCCTTAAGAATTTCGGGGTAATGGTTGCGCTTAGTGTGATCACAGCCTTGTTGTTCTTTTGGTTGTTCCCACTGAGGGAAGAGTCCTCGGAATTATTAGCCCGTACACGACCGGACATACGTGATGTATTGATCGCATTTTTTGGTGGTGCGGCCCTGATCATTGCAAGGACCAAGAAAGGGACCATCGCCTCGGTGATCTTCGGAGTGGCAATTGCCACAGCCCTGATGCCACCACTTTGTACGGTTGGTTATGGCCTCGCAGAAGGAATATTGGGTAATCCTGATGGTTGGAGGTATGCCGCCGGTGCCATGTATCTATTCCTGATCAACAGTATTTTCATAGCACTGGCAACCTGGTTGATCCTTCGAATCCTGCGTTTCCCATTGATCAAATATGCTAATTCACGCAAACGGAGAAATACCTCTAGGATAGCGTCATTCTTTGCCGTGCTGGTCATGGTTCCTGCTGGCGTGACCTTTTATCGGGTATTGAAAGAAAGTAGCTTCGAGACAGCCGCCAAACGATTTATCGAAACCGAGCTGGACGCACTTCCCAACTCTTCATATATGAAGAAGTACGCCACGTTTCAGTATCGATATGATGATGTATCGACCATAGAGCTAATGTCCTTTGGAGTAGAGCAAATTCCTGAATCCACGGTTTTAGTGCTTGAAAACAGGATGCAGACCTATAGTGCTTTGCGTGACTGTGAATTGGTTATCAATCAGTCCGGTCGTTTTGACGATAGAGACAATGAAGTCAAGTACCTGGAGGCCATTCGATCACGAGACTCATTGGTAATCAGTGATAAGAATTCCCTGATCGACTCACTGCAAAGAAAGGTGAATGCTTTGAGTAAAATTGAGGATGACCTGATCCCATTCGAAGAGATCAATAAAGAGGTGAAGATCAATTATCCCAACCTCGAGGAGTTCTCCTATTCGGTTACCCTGGTAGAACGAGGGGGGAAGGTGGATACTGTCAATTATTTCAATACCTATTGGAAGGACAATGCGCGCAGGCGAGATGTGGAGAGTGACAAAGCCAGGTTGTACGAGTTCTTAAAAGCCAGGCTGAAGATCGATACCCTGGTCCTGCGTTAA
- a CDS encoding mannose-1-phosphate guanylyltransferase has translation MNNNYYAVIMAGGIGSRFWPVSTSSFPKQFHDMLGTGQSLLQKTFSRLNQFVPASQINVLTNASYTELVCEQLPEIDKNQVVPEPAMRNTAPCILWSAMRIYKENPDALMLVAPSDHWIEDELAFKDDVLACFDLCAQEDVLVTLGIVPDFPNTGYGYIEKDKTDTKDIPSVLRFCEKPDYDTAKQFLESGNFLWNAGIFIWSARSILKAFKEFLPKMYALFSEGDDSYHTDGEMEFINSTYPKAENISIDYGIMEKAANVRVKNASFDWNDLGTWGALFEKMVDDPSENAVVRAKPLLDNANSNMIYTSKEKLVVVDGLDDYIIVDKDDVLLIFPKQKQQEIKELLQKVNSNFGDQYT, from the coding sequence ATGAACAATAATTATTATGCCGTCATCATGGCGGGAGGTATTGGCTCGCGTTTTTGGCCGGTCAGCACTTCTTCATTTCCTAAGCAGTTCCACGACATGCTGGGAACGGGGCAATCCCTGCTGCAAAAAACCTTTAGTAGGCTAAACCAATTTGTTCCTGCCTCTCAGATCAACGTGCTGACCAATGCTAGCTATACAGAGTTAGTTTGTGAGCAATTACCTGAAATTGATAAGAACCAGGTGGTTCCGGAACCGGCTATGCGGAATACAGCACCCTGTATACTGTGGTCTGCTATGCGTATTTACAAGGAGAATCCGGATGCCTTGATGCTGGTTGCCCCAAGCGATCACTGGATAGAGGATGAGTTGGCCTTTAAAGATGATGTTTTGGCCTGCTTTGATCTTTGTGCCCAAGAAGATGTGTTGGTTACCTTGGGAATTGTTCCTGACTTCCCCAACACGGGTTATGGATATATTGAAAAAGACAAAACTGACACAAAGGATATTCCTTCCGTCTTGCGGTTTTGTGAAAAACCTGACTACGACACCGCCAAACAGTTTTTGGAATCAGGAAATTTCTTGTGGAATGCAGGTATCTTCATCTGGAGTGCCCGGAGCATACTGAAAGCTTTTAAGGAGTTTCTCCCGAAGATGTACGCATTATTTTCGGAGGGAGATGATTCATATCACACGGATGGTGAAATGGAGTTCATCAATTCCACTTATCCAAAGGCGGAGAACATCTCAATAGACTACGGAATCATGGAGAAAGCCGCCAATGTGCGGGTCAAAAATGCCAGCTTTGATTGGAATGATCTGGGAACATGGGGTGCGCTCTTTGAGAAAATGGTTGATGATCCATCCGAGAATGCAGTAGTTCGGGCTAAACCACTTTTGGACAATGCCAACTCCAATATGATCTACACATCCAAAGAGAAATTGGTTGTGGTAGATGGCCTGGATGACTATATCATAGTGGATAAGGACGATGTTTTACTTATCTTTCCTAAACAGAAGCAACAAGAGATCAAGGAATTGCTCCAAAAAGTCAATTCAAATTTTGGAGATCAGTATACCTGA
- a CDS encoding SprT-like domain-containing protein has product MDNTLEKYLPSESVSACLELIKIHEVHLKIVNERVTRHGDYRLRPDGTHQITVNANLNPYRFLMTLIHELAHLVAYKKYGRQIKPHGREWKHTFQQMMLPFIRPQVFPSEVLPQLARHFKNPRASSDSDPALALSLKQYDPPNDKYYIFEVPMGGYFKLYNGRVFRRGAKRVKRFECVEVKTGRLYLFNPMAEVNLIQ; this is encoded by the coding sequence ATGGACAACACTCTGGAAAAATACCTGCCCTCTGAATCGGTTTCGGCCTGCCTGGAACTGATCAAAATTCATGAGGTGCATTTAAAGATCGTCAATGAGCGGGTAACGCGTCATGGGGATTATCGACTGCGACCAGACGGAACTCACCAGATAACGGTCAATGCTAACCTGAATCCCTATCGTTTTTTGATGACCTTGATCCACGAATTGGCGCATTTAGTGGCGTACAAGAAATACGGGCGGCAAATTAAACCACACGGCAGGGAATGGAAGCATACCTTTCAGCAAATGATGCTGCCTTTTATCAGGCCACAAGTTTTTCCTTCTGAAGTATTGCCACAATTAGCTCGACATTTTAAGAATCCCCGGGCCAGCAGCGATTCTGATCCTGCACTCGCCTTATCACTTAAACAGTACGATCCGCCCAACGACAAATACTATATCTTTGAGGTGCCCATGGGTGGTTACTTCAAGTTGTACAACGGACGGGTATTTCGACGGGGAGCAAAACGGGTTAAGCGCTTCGAATGCGTTGAAGTGAAAACGGGAAGGCTTTACCTGTTCAATCCCATGGCCGAAGTCAATTTAATCCAATAG
- a CDS encoding SDR family NAD(P)-dependent oxidoreductase, with protein sequence MGKNIIITGTSRGIGYQMVGLLADTEHQVIALSRDAVPVSGLGLTNCHCLPCDITQKGDLIKVADYIGEHWGRVDILIHNSGNLVNKPFSQLKAEEILQCYQVNVFGVMHLTQQLLPFMGKKGHVVGISSMGGVQGSAKFPGLTAYSSSKGALNTLIEVLAEEYKDSGPSFNGLALGAVQTEMLEEAFPGYKAPISAKEMASFVLDFALNGNRYYNGKILPVSSTTP encoded by the coding sequence ATGGGAAAGAATATTATAATCACAGGGACCAGCAGGGGTATTGGCTACCAGATGGTCGGTCTGTTAGCCGATACGGAACACCAGGTAATTGCGCTGTCCAGGGATGCCGTTCCGGTTTCAGGATTGGGGCTTACCAACTGTCACTGTCTACCTTGCGATATCACTCAAAAAGGCGACCTTATCAAAGTTGCGGACTATATAGGTGAACATTGGGGTAGGGTAGATATACTGATCCATAATTCAGGAAATCTGGTAAACAAACCATTCTCTCAACTAAAGGCAGAAGAGATTCTGCAGTGTTATCAGGTCAATGTTTTCGGCGTGATGCATCTTACTCAACAACTCCTTCCTTTTATGGGTAAGAAAGGGCACGTAGTTGGGATCAGTAGTATGGGAGGAGTTCAGGGAAGTGCCAAGTTCCCGGGTCTTACAGCTTATTCCAGCAGTAAGGGAGCTCTTAATACATTGATCGAGGTACTTGCAGAGGAATACAAAGATTCCGGCCCTTCATTCAATGGCCTAGCTTTAGGTGCTGTACAGACCGAAATGTTGGAAGAGGCCTTTCCAGGTTACAAAGCACCAATCTCGGCTAAGGAAATGGCGAGCTTTGTTCTGGATTTTGCCCTCAATGGCAATCGATACTACAATGGGAAGATATTACCGGTATCCAGTACCACACCCTAA
- a CDS encoding pyruvate dehydrogenase complex dihydrolipoamide acetyltransferase, with translation MAEIITMPRLSDTMEEGTVASWLKKVGDQVAEGDILAEIETDKATMEFESFYEGTLLHIGIAEGETANVDALLAIIGEEGEDISALLSGDAPVAAAEEETEEKVAPVAEEATTTTELPEGVEIITMPRLSDTMEEGTVASWLKKEGDSIEEGDILAEIETDKATMEFESFYSGTLLKIGIPEGQTAKVDALLAIVGPAGTDVSGISAAPVAAKKETAPVVEKAAAPAPAPSAPAPAPKPTPAPPAAVPVAATSGRLFVSPLARKLAAEKGIDLSRVQGSGENGRIIKRDIENYQPAAAGPAAYMPVGEEQFEEVTNSQMRKTIARRLGESKFTAPHYYLTVEFDMDHAIASRTAINSDPDVKISFNDMVVKACAMALRKHPQVNSSWADGVTRIAKHIHIGVAVAVEDGLLVPVLKFADQMTFSQIGAQVKEMAGKARNKKLTPDEMQGSTFTVSNLGMFGIREFTSIINQPNSAILSVGAIVQKPVVKNGQIAVGNTMTVTLACDHRTVDGATGAAFLQTLRNYVENPVTMFA, from the coding sequence ATGGCGGAAATTATCACCATGCCGCGCTTAAGCGACACCATGGAAGAAGGAACTGTAGCCTCCTGGCTGAAAAAGGTCGGAGATCAGGTAGCTGAAGGGGATATCCTGGCCGAGATCGAGACCGACAAAGCCACCATGGAGTTTGAGTCCTTTTACGAAGGCACTCTCCTGCATATCGGTATAGCCGAGGGAGAAACCGCCAACGTAGATGCCTTACTGGCCATTATTGGTGAGGAAGGAGAAGATATCAGTGCCTTGTTAAGTGGAGATGCACCAGTTGCTGCTGCTGAGGAAGAGACTGAGGAAAAAGTGGCTCCGGTTGCAGAGGAGGCAACAACTACTACTGAATTACCTGAAGGAGTAGAGATCATCACTATGCCCAGACTTAGTGACACTATGGAAGAGGGCACGGTAGCCAGCTGGTTAAAAAAAGAAGGAGATTCCATTGAGGAAGGAGATATCCTGGCCGAGATCGAGACCGACAAGGCCACCATGGAGTTTGAATCATTTTATTCCGGGACCCTTTTGAAAATTGGGATTCCTGAGGGCCAAACGGCCAAAGTAGATGCGCTGCTTGCCATCGTTGGACCTGCCGGAACAGATGTTTCCGGAATTAGTGCGGCTCCGGTTGCAGCGAAGAAAGAGACTGCACCTGTAGTTGAAAAAGCTGCTGCTCCAGCTCCGGCACCATCGGCTCCAGCTCCGGCACCTAAACCAACGCCAGCACCACCTGCAGCAGTTCCAGTTGCAGCCACAAGCGGTAGACTATTTGTTTCGCCACTAGCCCGGAAACTGGCAGCCGAGAAAGGAATAGATCTAAGCCGAGTCCAGGGATCTGGAGAGAATGGAAGGATCATCAAGCGGGATATTGAAAATTACCAACCAGCTGCTGCTGGTCCTGCTGCTTACATGCCTGTAGGCGAAGAGCAGTTTGAGGAGGTTACCAATTCTCAGATGAGAAAGACCATAGCGCGTCGTCTTGGAGAGTCCAAATTCACGGCACCACACTATTATCTGACCGTGGAGTTTGATATGGATCACGCCATAGCCTCAAGAACGGCCATTAATTCGGATCCTGATGTCAAGATCTCGTTTAATGATATGGTGGTAAAGGCCTGTGCCATGGCACTGAGAAAACATCCTCAGGTCAATTCTAGCTGGGCAGATGGAGTAACCCGTATTGCCAAACACATCCATATCGGAGTGGCAGTTGCGGTCGAAGATGGTTTATTAGTTCCTGTATTGAAATTTGCAGATCAAATGACCTTCTCTCAAATTGGTGCCCAGGTCAAGGAAATGGCGGGTAAAGCGAGGAACAAGAAATTGACCCCGGACGAAATGCAGGGAAGCACCTTTACGGTGTCCAATCTGGGCATGTTTGGGATCAGGGAGTTTACCTCCATCATCAATCAACCGAATTCGGCAATACTGTCGGTAGGTGCCATCGTTCAAAAACCGGTGGTTAAGAATGGTCAGATCGCCGTTGGAAACACCATGACAGTTACTTTGGCCTGTGATCACCGAACGGTTGATGGCGCGACGGGTGCTGCCTTCCTTCAGACATTGAGAAATTATGTGGAGAATCCGGTGACTATGTTCGCCTGA